A single genomic interval of Helianthus annuus cultivar XRQ/B chromosome 6, HanXRQr2.0-SUNRISE, whole genome shotgun sequence harbors:
- the LOC110865747 gene encoding uncharacterized protein LOC110865747 — protein MVSTRSKSLSNSEPVKIPTDRYAWIRYGRTPLKSTDGFRSYYKCKHSACQAKKVEYCDKCNSIIDVVYKGQHKHDSPKKVILKGGNVLSTAKSLKRRLIPTHGLEEHLIEAVRNDDATTVIAPPTLNRITRSRAIPATTKANADVAEAVQNVTTRSKPLSASKPIKIPTDSYAWLVYGRTKVKSPEGSRTYFRCKYSVCQAKKLVRHDQYHSIIDVVYKGQHKHDPPNIVTSKGRKVPSTTKLLKGKSILTIGSKEHLTDVVHIDGSEIKQRLKRNSSESSVVKHPKKPKFIVHATAGTKASADSYKWRKYRQKMAKGNSHPRNCYKCTFPGCTVKKHMEKVVDGSSQVIIIYKGLHNHDIPAASSHSKIRVPSSFTRSPVMPATPTANADVAEAEPKATTHSKSLPIKIPTDGYAWMKYARRQLKRRDCFRSYSKCKYRACQAKKVELCDQFNSVIEVVYRGQHKHDPPKKEILNGGKVLSTAKSLKGKSISTDGLKEHPIEVVHIDGSEIKQGLKRNSSESSVVIHPKKPKFIVHATAGTKVSADSYKWRKYRQKMVKGNSHPRNCYKCAFAGCTVKKHMEKVVDGSSQVIITYKGLHNHDIPAASSHSKERVPSSFTQSPTMPPTPAANADVAETEQKATTRSKSLSTSKPIKIPIDSYAWMKYARRQLKSPYGFRSYSICKHRACQAKKVELYDQFNSVVDVVYKGQHKHDPPNIVISKGGKDLSTAKSLKGKSISEVVHVDGLEIKQRLKRNSSESSVLKHPKKPKFIVHAAAETKVSSDSYKWRKYREKMVKGNPHPRNCYKCAFAGCTVKKHMEKVVDGSSQVIITYKGLHNHDIPGASSPSMKRGYSATTESAKTKKSA, from the exons ATGGTCAGTACGCGTTCTAAATCTTTATCTAATTCAGAACCTGTTAAGATACCGACCGACCGTTATGCCTGGATAAGGTATGGTCGGACACCACTGAAGAGTACTGACGGGTTTCGAAGCTATTATAAATGCAAACACAGTGCTTGTCAAGCTAAGAAGGTGGAGTACTGTGATAAATGTAATTCCATTATAGACGTAGTTTATAAAGGCCAGCACAAGCATGATTCACCTAAGAAAGTGATTTTAAAGGGAGGTAACGTTTTATCAACCGCAAAATCACTAAAAAGAAGATTAATCCCAACGCATGGATTAGAGGAACATCTGATCGAAGCTGTGCGTAATGATGACGCAACAACTGTTATAGCTCCGCCCACTTTGAACAGGATCACAAGATCACGAGCGATACCTGCCACAACAAAGgcgaatgctgatgtggcagaaGCGGTGCAAAACGTAACCACTCGTTCTAAACCTTTATCTGCTTCAAAACCTATTAAGATACCGACCGACAGTTATGCCTGGTTAGTATATGGTCGGACGAAGGTGAAGAGTCCTGAAGGTTCTCGAACCTATTTTAGATGCAAATACAGTGTCTGTCAAGCTAAGAAGTTGGTGCGCCATGATCAATATCATTCCATTATAGACGTAGTTTATAAAGGCCAACACAAACATGATCCACCTAATATAGTAACTTCAAAGGGACGTAAGGTTCCATCAACTACAAAATTGCTTAAAGGAAAATCAATATTAACCATTGGATCAAAGGAACATCTGACTGACGTTGTGCATATTGATGGCTCAGAAATAAAGCAGAG ATTAAAGAGAAACAGCTCAGAAAGTTCTGTCGTCAAACATCCAAAAAAACCAAAGTTTATTGTACATGCAACTGCTGGCACGAAAGCATCAGCAGATAGCTACAAATGGAGGAAGTATCGGCAGAAGATGGCAAAGGGAAATTCTCACCCCAG GAACTGCTACAAGTGCActtttcctggatgtacagtcaAGAAACACATGGAAAAAGTTGTCGATGGTTCATCACAAGTAATCATAATATACAAAGGACTGCATAATCACGACATTCCCGCTGCTTCCTCACACTCCAAGATAAGGGTTCCATCTTCATTCACACGATCGCCAGTAATGCCTGCCACACCAACGGCGAATGCTGATGTGGCGGAAGCGGAGCCGAAGGCAACCACTCATTCTAAATCTTTACCTATTAAGATACCGACCGACGGTTATGCCTGGATGAAGTATGCTCGGAGACAACTAAAGAGGCGTGACTGTTTTCGAAGCTATTCTAAATGCAAATATAGAGCCTGTCAAGCTAAGAAGGTGGAGTTATGTGATCAATTTAATTCTGTTATAGAAGTAGTTTACAGAGGCCAGCACAAGCATGATCCACCTAAGAAAGAGATTTTAAACGGTGGTAAGGTTTTATCAACTGCAAAATCACTAAAAGGAAAGTCAATTTCAACGGATGGATTAAAGGAACATCCTATTGAAGTTGTGCATATTGATGGCTCAGAAATAAAGCAGGG ATTAAAGAGAAACAGCTCAGAAAGTTCTGTCGTCATACATCCAAAAAAACCAAAGTTTATTGTACATGCAACTGCTGGCACGAAAGTATCAGCAGATAGCTACAAATGGAGGAAGTATCGGCAGAAGATGGTGAAGGGAAATTCTCACCCCAG GAACTGCTACAAGTGCGCTTTTGCTGGATGTACAGTCAAGAAACACATGGAAAAAGTTGTCGATGGTTCATCACAAGTAATCATAACATACAAAGGACTGCATAATCACGACATTCCCGCTGCTTCCTCACACTCCAAGGAAAGGGTTCCATCTTCATTCACACAATCACCAACGATGCCTCCCACACCAGCGgcgaatgctgatgtggcagaaACAGAGCAGAAGGCAACCACTCGTTCTAAATCTTTATCTACTTCAAAACCTATTAAGATACCGATCGACAGTTATGCCTGGATGAAGTATGCTCGGAGACAACTGAAGAGTCCTTATGGTTTTCGAAGCTATTCTATATGCAAACACAGAGCCTGTCAAGCTAAGAAGGTGGAGTTATATGATCAATTTAATTCTGTTGTAGACGTAGTTTATAAAGGCCAGCACAAACATGATCCGCCTAATATAGTGATTTCAAAGGGAGGTAAGGATTTATCAACTGCAAAATCACTAAAAGGAAAATCAATCTCAGAAGTTGTGCATGTTGATGGCTTGGAAATAAAGCAGAG ATTAAAGAGAAACAGTTCAGAAAGTTCTGTCCTCAAACATCCAAAAAAACCGAAGTTTATTGTACATGCGGCTGCTGAGACAAAAGTATCATCAGATAGCTACAAATGGAGGAAGTATCGGGAGAAGATGGTGAAGGGAAATCCTCATCCCAG GAACTGCTACAAGTGCGCTTTTGCTGGATGTACAGTCAAGAAACACATGGAGAAAGTTGTTGATGGTtcatcacaagtgatcataactTACAAAGGGCTGCATAATCACGACATCCCCGGTGCTTCCTCACCATCCATGAAAAGGGGATACTCAGCCACCACTGAATCAGCCAAGACAAAGAAGTCAGCTTGA